In the genome of Afipia felis ATCC 53690, the window TGTATCAGCCTCGCAGCCGCTGGTGGCCGAGCGCAATGTCGGCGATCCGACCCGCGCCAATGTCAGCATCGCGATTACGCAGCCCGGTCCGCTCTTTCGATTTCATGATCCCGAAGTCGGCGATACGCTTTCGGTCGTCACGGCGCCGCTGCCCGCGCGTGGTTTTCTGCGGCCGCAGAACTTCGTGGAGTTCTCGCTGCTGGAATCGACGCAGGGCATAGCAGTTGCGACGAATTCCGATGATGTCAATGTCGAAGCGCGACCGGACAAGGTCGTTATCAGCCGTCCCGGCGGATTGACGCTGTCGGCGGCGAGCGTGACGCCTGACCGCATGGGCGCGCCGGGTGGGGCGGTGTTCGATCTGGCTGAATGGACGAGGAACCAGAAAGCGAGTTTTCTGCCGCGCCTCGATCGGCTGATTAATACAGCTTCCACTGCGTCCGATGATGAACGTCTCGCCGCCAATCTGGCTTTAGGCAAATTCTATCTGGCACGCGGCTTCTATCAGGAAGCCAAGGGTGCGTTCGACCTCGCGCTGGCGAAGCCGCAGGCGCAGGACGGCGTTCAGCCGGTGCTGATGGCGCGCGCAGTCGCGGAAATCCTGGTTGGTCGCTTCGAGCTCGCCATGAAGGATCTCAGCAATCCGGCTATCTCGGGCTCCTTCGATTCGGAATTGTGGAAGGGCCTTGCGAGCGCGCGTCAGGAGAAGTGGGCCGCCGCACGCGAGAAATTCAAGAATGTCGAATCCGCAATCATCTCGCTACCACTCGATCTGCAGCGCATCATCCTGATCGAAGCGATGCAAGCTTCGCTGGAAGTGCGCGACTACGACGGTGCGGCTGCGCGCAGCAACGATCTCGATACGATCGGCCCGATGCCGGATCAGAAGATGCGCCTGCGGCTCTTGCGCGGCCGTCTCGCCGAGGCGCTCGGACGTGACCGCGAGGCGCTGGCCAGTTATCGTGCGGTTCGTGCCTCGTCCGACCGGCCTTCGGCGGCGGAAGCAACGCTTGCCGAGATTTCGCTGCTGCAGCGGACCAACAAGATCGCGCCGGATGTCGCGCTGACCGATCTCGAAACCCTGTCCGTGCTGTGGCGTGGTGACGAGACCGAGGTCAAGAACATGCAGATGCTCGTGCATATCTATGCCGAGCAGGATCGTTATGCCGACGCGCTCGCATCGGCGATGACCGCGACGCGGCTGCGGCCCAATTCTGAAGCCTCCCGCGCGATGCAGGACGAAGCATCGGCGCTGTTCGCGCAATTGTTCCTGACCGACAAGGGCGACAGTCTGCTGCCGATCAAGGCGCTCGGTTTGTTTTATCAGTATCGCGATCTCACCCCGATCGGCCGCCGCGGCGACGAGATGATCCGCAGGCTCGCGGACCGGTTGGTGGCCGTCGATCTGCTCGATCAAGCGAGCGAACTTCTGCAATACCAGATCGATCATCGTCTCGAAGGCGCGGCGCGCGCGCAGGTCGCCGCACGCCTGTCCATGATCTATCTGATGAACCGCAAGCCGGCCCGCGCCATTGCGGCCTTGCGTTCGACCCGCATCGGTGATCTCGCCGGGGAAGTGCGCCAGCAACGCCTGCTGCTCGAGAGCCGTGCGCAGAGCGATGTCGGGCGCTATGACCTCGCGCTGGAATTGATCGCGAACGTGCAGGGCCGCGAGGCAATCCGGCTGCGCTCCGATATCTATTGGGCGGCGCGGCGCTGGCGGGAATCCGCCGAGCAGATCGAGGTGCTTTACGGGCAGCGCTGGCGCGACTTCCAGCCGCTGACCGATACCGAAAAGAGCGACGTCATTCGCGCTGCGATCGGTTACGCGCTCGCCAACGACACCCTGGGTTTGTCGCGTTGGCGCGAGAAGTACGGGCCGAAAATGGCGAGCGAGGCTGACCGGAACGCCTTCGACATCGCATCGCGGCCGGGTTCAGCCGATCCGGCGGCACTGGAACGCATTGCCAAGATGGCGGCGACAGTCGATACGCTGGATGGCTTCCTGCGCGAGATGCGCAAGCGTTTCCCTGATGCGGTGGCGCGCGCGAAGATTCCGAACGTGCCTAATGACGCGGAGACCACGGGCGCGTTGCCGAAAATCCCCGAGAGAGTCTCGTCCGCGCAATAAGGCCGTTCGTCAGCCACCGCCGTAGCTCTGCACCAGACTGCCGGCGACCAGTGACCAGCCGTCCACCAGCACGAAGAAGATGAGCTTGAACGGCAACGACACCACGACCGGCGGCAACATCATCATGCCCATCGACATCAAGACCGACGACACCACGAGGTCGATGATGAGGAAGGGCAGGAACAGCAGGAAGCCGATTTCGAACGCACGCTTCAACTCCGAGATCATGAAGGCGGGGACGAGAATGCGCAGCGACATTTCTTCAGGCGTCGCCGGCGGCGGCTCGCCGGACAGGTCCATGAATAACTTGAGATCTTTTTCGCGAACGTTCTTCTGCATAAAGCCGCGCAGCGGCGCGACGGCCAGCGGCAAGCCTTGTTCGACCGTGAGCTGGTTGGCGATCACGGGCTTCACGCCGTCGT includes:
- the fliP gene encoding flagellar type III secretion system pore protein FliP (The bacterial flagellar biogenesis protein FliP forms a type III secretion system (T3SS)-type pore required for flagellar assembly.), with protein sequence MRSAKLPRRVLFLSVLIAATLATPALAQDISINFGQGNGGVTERAVQLIALLTVLSIAPSILVMMTSFTRIVVVLSLLRTAMGTATAPPNSVMIALALFLTGFVMGPVLQKSYDDGVKPVIANQLTVEQGLPLAVAPLRGFMQKNVREKDLKLFMDLSGEPPPATPEEMSLRILVPAFMISELKRAFEIGFLLFLPFLIIDLVVSSVLMSMGMMMLPPVVVSLPFKLIFFVLVDGWSLVAGSLVQSYGGG